The following coding sequences are from one Streptococcus mitis window:
- a CDS encoding histidine phosphatase family protein, which produces MVKVRLYLVRHGKTMFNTIGRAQGWSDTPLTAEGERGIQELGIGLRESGLQFERAYSSDSGRTIQTMGIILEELGLQEKIPYRMDKRIREWCFGSFDGAYDGDLFMGIIPRIFNVDHVHQLSYAELAEGLVEVDTAGWAEGWEKLSGRIKEGFEAIAKEMEEQGGGNALVVSHGMTIGTIVYLINGMHPHGLDNGSVTILEYEDGQFSVEVVGDRSYRELGQQKMEEASI; this is translated from the coding sequence ATGGTAAAAGTACGATTGTATTTGGTACGTCATGGCAAGACCATGTTTAACACGATTGGTCGCGCGCAAGGTTGGAGCGATACTCCCTTAACAGCTGAAGGTGAACGAGGGATTCAAGAATTAGGAATCGGTTTGCGAGAATCTGGTCTACAGTTTGAGCGCGCTTATTCCAGTGATTCTGGCCGCACCATTCAGACAATGGGAATCATTCTTGAAGAACTTGGCCTGCAGGAGAAAATCCCTTATCGTATGGACAAGCGTATCAGAGAATGGTGTTTTGGTAGCTTTGACGGAGCTTATGATGGTGATCTTTTCATGGGCATTATTCCTCGTATCTTTAATGTGGACCACGTTCACCAATTATCTTATGCTGAACTGGCTGAGGGTTTGGTAGAGGTCGATACAGCTGGTTGGGCTGAAGGCTGGGAAAAACTCAGTGGCCGAATTAAGGAAGGTTTTGAAGCGATTGCTAAAGAAATGGAAGAACAAGGTGGGGGCAATGCTCTTGTCGTGAGCCACGGAATGACCATTGGAACCATTGTTTATCTGATTAATGGTATGCATCCGCATGGTCTAGATAATGGTAGCGTGACGATCCTTGAATATGAGGATGGGCAGTTTAGCGTTGAAGTCGTCGGCGACCGTAGTTACCGGGAGTTAGGCCAGCAGAAGATGGAGGAAGCCTCTATTTAA
- a CDS encoding ABC transporter permease, with amino-acid sequence MERKKLNIWTASSFFIFLTYLVFLVYPIVTVLKQALIHEGQFSLANFVTFFSKAYYSETLVNSFKVSITATVTSLVVGTLLAYLFSMYDFKGKKFLQILIIIASMSAPFVGAYSWILLLGRNGVITKFMTNTLHLPAIDIYGFKGIVLVFTLQLFPLVFLYVAGTMKSIDNSLLEAAESMGSFGFKRIVTVVLPLLVPTLLAAALLVFMRAFSDFGTPMLIGEGYRTFPVLIYTQFISEVGGNSAFASALAIMAIIIALAIFLIQKYISNRYSFSMNSLHPIEPKKTTKGKMAAIYATVYGIILFSVLPQVYLIYTSFLKTSGMVFVKGYSLNSYKVAFNRMGSAIFNTIRIPLIALVLVVLFATFISYLAVRKRNVFTNLIDSLSMVPYIVPGTVLGIAFISSFNTGLFGSGFLMITGTAFILIMSLSVRRLPYTIRSSVASLQQIAPSIEEAAESLGSSRLNTFAKITTPMMLSGIISGAILSWVTMISELSTSILLYNVKTRTMTVAIYTEVLRGNYGVAAALSTILTILTVSSLLLFMKISKSNSITL; translated from the coding sequence ATGGAACGTAAAAAACTAAATATTTGGACAGCCTCCTCTTTCTTCATCTTTCTTACCTATCTTGTCTTTCTGGTTTATCCTATCGTTACCGTGCTCAAGCAAGCACTCATACATGAGGGACAATTTTCACTAGCTAATTTTGTCACTTTCTTTAGTAAAGCCTACTACTCTGAGACACTTGTCAACAGTTTCAAGGTTTCCATTACCGCTACTGTCACTTCCTTAGTTGTAGGAACCCTATTAGCTTATCTCTTTTCCATGTATGACTTCAAGGGAAAGAAATTTCTACAAATATTGATTATCATTGCTTCCATGTCAGCTCCTTTCGTGGGAGCCTACTCCTGGATTCTCTTGCTGGGACGAAATGGGGTCATCACAAAATTCATGACAAATACTCTTCATCTTCCAGCTATTGATATTTATGGATTCAAAGGAATTGTACTTGTCTTTACACTGCAACTATTCCCACTGGTATTTCTATACGTTGCTGGGACAATGAAAAGTATTGACAATTCTCTACTTGAAGCTGCTGAAAGCATGGGTTCCTTCGGATTTAAGCGTATCGTAACGGTTGTTTTGCCTCTCCTAGTTCCAACCTTACTAGCAGCTGCCCTACTTGTATTTATGAGAGCATTCTCAGACTTTGGAACGCCTATGTTGATTGGTGAAGGATATCGGACTTTCCCGGTCTTGATTTATACCCAATTCATTAGCGAGGTTGGAGGAAATTCTGCTTTTGCATCTGCTTTAGCAATTATGGCGATTATCATTGCCTTAGCAATTTTCCTTATCCAAAAATACATTTCAAATCGCTACAGTTTCAGTATGAATTCGCTCCATCCAATTGAGCCTAAAAAAACTACAAAAGGAAAAATGGCTGCCATTTATGCGACAGTCTACGGAATTATCTTGTTCTCTGTTCTACCTCAAGTCTACTTGATTTATACTTCTTTCCTAAAAACATCAGGTATGGTATTTGTCAAAGGCTATTCTCTAAACAGTTACAAGGTAGCTTTCAATCGTATGGGATCTGCTATTTTCAATACTATTCGTATCCCTTTGATTGCCTTAGTTCTAGTTGTCCTATTCGCAACATTTATCTCCTACCTAGCCGTTAGAAAACGGAATGTGTTTACAAACTTAATTGACAGCCTCAGTATGGTACCTTATATTGTACCAGGAACCGTTCTAGGGATTGCCTTCATTTCTTCTTTCAATACCGGTCTATTTGGAAGTGGATTTCTTATGATTACAGGGACTGCTTTCATCTTAATTATGTCTCTATCTGTCAGAAGATTACCGTATACTATTCGCTCATCTGTTGCTAGCTTGCAACAAATAGCACCAAGTATTGAAGAAGCCGCTGAAAGTTTAGGAAGTAGCCGTCTCAATACCTTTGCCAAGATTACAACTCCAATGATGCTATCTGGTATTATTTCTGGAGCTATCCTATCTTGGGTCACAATGATTTCAGAGCTCTCTACCTCTATCCTCCTCTACAATGTCAAAACAAGAACAATGACTGTAGCTATTTATACAGAGGTTCTTAGAGGAAATTACGGTGTTGCGGCAGCCTTGTCAACTATCCTGACTATTCTAACAGTGAGTTCATTACTCTTATTTATGAAAATCTCTAAAAGCAATAGCATTACACTTTAG
- a CDS encoding ABC transporter ATP-binding protein translates to MSEIKIINAKKIYHDVPVIDNLNITVPKGSLFTILGPSGCGKTTLLRMIAGFNSIEGGEFYFDDTKINNMEPSKRNIGMVFQNYAIFPHLTVRDNVAFGLKQKKVPKEELVQQTNKYLELMQIAQYADRKPDKLSGGQQQRVALARALAVNPSVLLMDEPLSNLDAKLRLDMRQAIREIQHEVGITTVYVTHDQEEAMAISDQIAVMKDGVIQQIGRPKELYHKPANEFVATFIGRTNIIPATLEKRSDGAYIVFSDGYALRMPALDQAEAQAIHVSIRPEEFIKDESGDIEGTISDSVYLGLNTEYFIETGFASKIQVSEESTFEEDLQKGDRIRLRINTQKLNVFSADGSQNLIKGVNHGT, encoded by the coding sequence ATGAGTGAGATCAAAATTATTAACGCCAAAAAAATCTACCACGATGTTCCTGTTATTGATAATTTAAATATTACAGTTCCCAAAGGAAGTCTCTTTACCATCCTTGGTCCTTCAGGGTGTGGGAAAACGACCCTTCTTCGTATGATTGCAGGTTTCAACAGTATCGAAGGCGGAGAATTTTACTTCGATGATACAAAAATCAATAATATGGAACCCAGCAAACGCAATATCGGCATGGTTTTCCAAAACTACGCTATTTTCCCACATTTGACTGTTCGAGACAATGTTGCTTTTGGTCTCAAGCAAAAGAAAGTCCCTAAAGAAGAATTGGTACAACAGACCAATAAATATCTTGAACTCATGCAAATTGCTCAATATGCGGATCGAAAGCCCGATAAACTTAGTGGTGGACAACAACAACGTGTCGCCTTGGCACGTGCCTTAGCTGTTAATCCAAGTGTTCTCCTCATGGACGAGCCACTTAGTAACCTAGATGCCAAACTTCGCTTGGATATGCGTCAAGCTATTCGAGAAATCCAACACGAAGTGGGTATTACAACTGTTTATGTGACCCACGACCAAGAAGAAGCTATGGCTATTTCAGACCAAATTGCTGTTATGAAAGACGGAGTCATCCAACAAATCGGTCGACCAAAAGAACTCTATCATAAACCAGCTAATGAGTTTGTGGCTACCTTTATCGGACGCACAAATATTATCCCTGCCACTCTTGAAAAACGGAGCGACGGCGCTTATATCGTCTTTTCAGATGGCTATGCTCTTCGAATGCCAGCTCTTGATCAGGCTGAGGCACAAGCTATTCATGTAAGTATTCGTCCTGAAGAGTTTATCAAAGATGAATCTGGAGATATTGAAGGAACTATTAGCGATAGCGTCTATCTTGGACTGAATACTGAATACTTCATCGAGACAGGTTTTGCCTCAAAAATTCAAGTTAGCGAAGAATCAACTTTTGAAGAAGATCTACAAAAAGGCGATCGTATTCGTCTACGAATCAATACTCAAAAATTAAACGTCTTTTCTGCAGATGGTTCACAAAACCTGATAAAAGGAGTCAACCATGGAACGTAA
- a CDS encoding ABC transporter substrate-binding protein, translating to MKKLLFFLSCGWIFLTLSGCSSTTEAETSTEKDSDSTLVVYSPNPEDLIEETVPAFEEKYGIKVDLVQASTGELFKKAEAEKESPVADVIFGGSYALFSSNENLFEPYISQENDQIIPEYQNKTGFYTPYTLDVSVIIANSALTKDIKIEGYNDLLNPKLKGKIATADPSNASSAFAQLTNMLVDQGGYENEQAWTYVKNLFTLVDGKIASSSSNVYKAVADGEMAVGLTYEDPALKLLNDGVDVKVIYPKEGTVFLPGNAAIIKNAKHMENAKKFIDFLLSQEIQDKLGTETTIRPIRKNARTNKNMKAMTEINIATEDSDYVIKNKSAILKKYNDIFTDIQSKQ from the coding sequence ATGAAAAAACTACTATTCTTTCTCTCTTGTGGATGGATATTTCTTACTTTATCAGGATGTTCTTCAACAACAGAAGCGGAAACTAGCACTGAAAAAGATTCAGATAGCACTTTGGTTGTCTACTCGCCTAACCCTGAAGACCTTATCGAAGAAACAGTCCCAGCCTTCGAAGAAAAATATGGTATTAAGGTTGACTTAGTACAAGCCAGCACGGGTGAATTGTTCAAAAAAGCTGAGGCCGAAAAAGAATCCCCAGTAGCCGATGTCATTTTCGGAGGCTCCTACGCCCTCTTCTCTTCTAACGAAAATCTTTTTGAACCTTATATTTCCCAAGAAAATGACCAGATAATCCCTGAATATCAAAATAAAACAGGATTCTACACACCTTATACACTTGATGTTAGTGTTATCATTGCCAATTCAGCTCTTACAAAAGATATTAAAATTGAAGGCTACAATGATCTACTCAATCCTAAATTAAAAGGAAAAATCGCAACTGCTGATCCAAGTAATGCTTCTAGCGCTTTTGCTCAATTAACAAACATGCTTGTAGACCAAGGTGGATACGAAAATGAACAAGCTTGGACCTATGTGAAAAATCTATTTACCCTAGTAGATGGAAAAATTGCATCTAGCTCTTCAAATGTTTACAAAGCTGTCGCCGATGGGGAAATGGCTGTTGGACTCACCTATGAAGACCCTGCCTTAAAACTCTTAAATGATGGGGTTGATGTAAAAGTCATTTATCCAAAAGAAGGAACCGTCTTTTTACCTGGTAACGCAGCTATCATCAAAAATGCCAAACACATGGAAAATGCCAAGAAATTTATCGATTTCCTCCTTTCTCAAGAAATCCAAGATAAGCTAGGAACTGAAACAACAATCAGACCCATTCGTAAAAATGCTAGAACCAATAAAAATATGAAGGCTATGACAGAAATCAATATTGCCACTGAAGATTCCGATTATGTCATTAAAAACAAATCTGCTATTCTTAAAAAGTACAATGATATTTTTACAGATATCCAATCTAAACAGTAA
- the leuS gene encoding leucine--tRNA ligase, whose product MSFYNHKEIEPKWQGYWAEHHTFKTGTDASKPKFYALDMFPYPSGAGLHVGHPEGYTATDILSRFKRAQGYNVLHPMGWDAFGLPAEQYAMDTGNDPAEFTAENIANFKRQINALGFSYDWDREVNTTDPNYYKWTQWIFTKLYEKGLAYEAEVPVNWVEELGTAIANEEVLPDGTSERGGYPVVRKPMRQWMLKITAYAERLLNDLDELDWPESIKDMQRNWIGKSTGANVTFKVKGTDKEFTVFTTRPDTLFGATFTVLAPEHDLVDAITSPEQAEAVADYKHQASLKSDLARTDLAKEKTGVWTGAYAINPVNGKEIPIWIADYVLASYGTGAVMAVPAHDQRDWEFAKQFDLPIVEVLEGGNVAEAAYTEDGLHVNSDFLDGLNKEDAIAKIVAWLEEKGCGQEKVTYRLRDWLFSRQRYWGEPIPIIHWEDGTSTAVPENELPLVLPVTKDIRPSGTGESPLANLTDWLEVTREDGVKGRRETNTMPQWAGSSWYYLRYIDPHNTEKLADEELLKQWLPVDIYVGGAEHAVLHLLYARFWHKFLYDLGVVPTKEPFQKLFNQGMILGTSYRDHRGALVATDKVEKRDGSFFHVETGEELEQAPAKMSKSLKNVVNPDDVVEQYGADTLRVYEMFMGPLDASIAWSEEGLEGSRKFLDRVYRLITSKEIAAENNGALDKVYNETVKAVTEQIESLKFNTAIAQLMVFVNAANKEDKLYADYAKGFIQLIAPFAPHLAEELWQTVAATGESISYVAWPTWDESKLVEDEIEIVVQIKGKVRAKLMVAKDLSREELQEIALADEKVKAEIDGKDIVKVIAVPNKLVNIVVK is encoded by the coding sequence ATGAGTTTTTACAATCATAAAGAAATTGAGCCTAAGTGGCAGGGCTACTGGGCAGAACATCATACATTTAAGACAGGAACAGATGCATCAAAACCTAAGTTTTATGCTCTTGATATGTTTCCTTATCCGTCTGGAGCGGGTCTGCACGTAGGACATCCAGAAGGTTATACCGCAACGGATATCCTCAGCCGTTTCAAACGTGCGCAAGGATACAATGTCCTTCACCCAATGGGTTGGGATGCTTTTGGTTTGCCTGCAGAGCAATACGCTATGGATACAGGTAATGACCCAGCAGAATTTACAGCTGAGAACATTGCCAACTTCAAACGCCAAATCAATGCGCTTGGATTTTCTTATGACTGGGATCGTGAAGTCAATACAACAGATCCAAACTACTACAAGTGGACCCAATGGATTTTCACTAAGCTTTACGAAAAAGGCTTGGCCTATGAAGCGGAAGTGCCAGTAAACTGGGTTGAGGAATTGGGAACAGCCATCGCCAACGAAGAGGTTCTTCCTGACGGAACTTCTGAGCGTGGAGGCTATCCAGTTGTCCGCAAGCCAATGCGCCAATGGATGCTCAAAATCACGGCTTACGCAGAGCGCTTGCTCAATGATTTAGATGAACTAGATTGGCCGGAGTCTATCAAGGACATGCAACGCAACTGGATTGGGAAATCAACTGGTGCTAATGTAACTTTTAAAGTTAAGGGAACAGACAAGGAATTCACAGTCTTTACCACTCGTCCGGACACCCTTTTCGGTGCGACTTTCACTGTTTTGGCTCCTGAACATGATTTGGTTGACGCTATCACAAGTCCAGAGCAAGCAGAGGCAGTAGCAGACTATAAACACCAAGCTAGCCTTAAGTCTGACTTGGCTCGTACAGACCTTGCCAAAGAAAAAACTGGTGTTTGGACTGGTGCTTATGCCATCAACCCTGTCAATGGTAAGGAAATTCCAATCTGGATTGCCGACTATGTTCTTGCTAGTTACGGAACAGGTGCCGTTATGGCTGTGCCTGCCCACGATCAACGTGACTGGGAATTTGCCAAACAATTTGACCTTCCAATCGTAGAAGTACTTGAAGGTGGAAATGTAGCAGAAGCTGCCTACACAGAAGATGGCCTTCACGTTAATTCAGACTTCCTAGATGGACTCAACAAAGAAGACGCAATTGCTAAGATTGTGGCTTGGTTGGAAGAAAAAGGCTGTGGTCAAGAGAAGGTGACCTACCGTCTCCGCGACTGGCTCTTTAGCCGTCAACGTTACTGGGGTGAGCCAATTCCTATCATTCATTGGGAAGACGGAACTTCAACAGCTGTTCCTGAAAATGAATTGCCACTTGTCTTGCCAGTAACCAAGGATATCCGTCCTTCAGGTACTGGTGAAAGTCCACTAGCTAATTTGACAGATTGGCTTGAAGTGACTCGTGAAGATGGTGTCAAGGGTCGTCGTGAAACCAACACCATGCCACAATGGGCAGGTTCAAGCTGGTACTACCTCCGCTATATTGACCCGCACAATACTGAGAAATTGGCCGATGAGGAGCTCCTCAAACAATGGTTGCCAGTAGATATCTACGTGGGTGGTGCAGAGCATGCCGTTCTTCACTTGCTTTATGCTCGTTTCTGGCACAAATTCCTCTATGACCTCGGTGTTGTTCCAACTAAGGAACCATTCCAAAAACTCTTTAACCAAGGGATGATTTTGGGAACCAGCTACCGTGACCACCGTGGGGCTCTTGTGGCGACTGACAAGGTTGAAAAACGTGACGGTTCCTTCTTCCATGTAGAAACAGGTGAAGAGTTAGAGCAAGCGCCAGCTAAGATGTCTAAATCGCTCAAGAACGTGGTTAACCCTGACGATGTGGTGGAACAATACGGTGCCGATACCCTTCGTGTTTATGAAATGTTTATGGGACCACTTGATGCTTCGATTGCTTGGTCAGAAGAAGGTCTGGAAGGAAGCCGTAAGTTCCTTGACCGTGTTTACCGCTTGATTACAAGTAAAGAAATAGCTGCGGAAAACAATGGCGCTCTTGACAAAGTTTACAACGAAACTGTTAAAGCTGTCACAGAACAAATCGAATCCCTCAAATTCAACACAGCCATTGCCCAACTTATGGTCTTTGTCAATGCAGCTAACAAGGAAGACAAGCTTTATGCAGACTACGCCAAAGGCTTTATCCAATTGATTGCACCATTTGCGCCTCACTTGGCAGAAGAGCTCTGGCAAACAGTTGCAGCAACAGGTGAGTCAATCTCTTATGTGGCTTGGCCAACTTGGGACGAAAGCAAATTGGTTGAAGACGAAATCGAAATTGTCGTCCAAATCAAAGGTAAAGTCCGTGCCAAACTCATGGTCGCTAAAGACCTATCACGAGAAGAATTGCAAGAGATTGCTCTAGCTGATGAAAAAGTCAAAGCAGAAATTGACGGTAAGGACATCGTAAAAGTAATTGCGGTACCGAATAAATTGGTTAATATTGTTGTGAAATAA
- a CDS encoding MarR family transcriptional regulator, with protein sequence MDKKEFIAFNNRFNRFILAFDQLKKNQHKSGVDKSITLNEVHLIVVIGENQPLNLVKLSELLEVSRSAITQSVRRLIQKNLVVFDFDPNNGKNKYLRLSEKGIEIFKIHKEQQAYIEKSIFLVLNNYSEVELKTVVKLMDDIEKVWGELPW encoded by the coding sequence ATGGATAAAAAAGAATTTATTGCATTTAATAATCGTTTCAATAGATTTATTTTAGCGTTTGACCAGTTAAAAAAAAATCAACATAAAAGTGGTGTTGACAAATCCATTACTTTGAATGAGGTACATTTGATTGTTGTGATTGGGGAAAATCAGCCCTTAAATCTAGTAAAATTATCTGAATTATTAGAAGTTTCAAGAAGTGCAATAACTCAAAGTGTTAGGAGATTGATTCAAAAAAATTTAGTTGTTTTTGATTTTGATCCGAATAATGGGAAAAATAAATATTTGAGATTATCTGAAAAAGGCATCGAAATTTTTAAAATCCATAAGGAGCAACAAGCATATATTGAAAAATCAATCTTTTTAGTTTTAAACAACTATAGCGAGGTGGAACTTAAAACAGTTGTGAAATTGATGGATGATATTGAAAAGGTGTGGGGAGAATTACCGTGGTAA
- a CDS encoding acyl-CoA thioesterase/BAAT N-terminal domain-containing protein, with amino-acid sequence MTVNIELISQTDLADESFYIAINGLEPRAMYCVEMYLSDYYCINAPLLLDHDVIWKSTAIFLSDQDGMIDTSQTASISGSYKGVSEMGLFFNAKPLKNRKRRLPSSLDRIPLRDCFGVEIKIRLGKDVVAKQSFVRRYMNLGIRYQDIYDKHFQGRLFYDEKLRRAPAVIIVSGSEGRIEKAQNIAQLLSSRGYICLAIAYFGLEGLPQNLERIPIECLEEAKDFLYHHPQVDNTKIGIYGRSKGAELVLAGQSILDDVQCLVLNSPSNVIFEGIKGKLNSNSSSWTYLQKELPYQKFQLGDYLLNKFFGKHIPEDSRAQIDLSKISSPLLLLGSDVDEIWNASSAIDDIISHYKGESILFKKYHETGHMLTVAYQPNHRYRKDWHLLMKESVDSWFTTINFFDIHLKNL; translated from the coding sequence ATGACTGTAAACATAGAACTGATTTCACAAACAGATTTAGCGGATGAATCTTTTTATATTGCTATTAATGGTTTAGAACCAAGGGCAATGTATTGTGTAGAAATGTACCTGTCTGATTATTACTGTATAAATGCTCCCTTGCTTTTAGATCATGATGTTATATGGAAATCAACCGCAATTTTTTTATCTGATCAGGACGGTATGATTGATACCTCTCAGACAGCATCTATTTCGGGATCTTATAAAGGAGTTTCAGAAATGGGATTATTCTTTAATGCGAAACCGTTGAAGAATAGGAAAAGGAGATTACCGAGTTCTCTTGATAGAATTCCATTACGAGATTGTTTTGGTGTTGAAATTAAAATCAGGCTGGGGAAAGATGTGGTCGCGAAGCAAAGTTTTGTAAGGCGTTATATGAATCTGGGAATAAGGTATCAAGATATTTATGATAAGCATTTTCAAGGTCGATTATTTTATGATGAAAAATTAAGAAGGGCGCCAGCCGTGATTATTGTTAGCGGTAGTGAGGGAAGAATTGAAAAAGCTCAGAATATTGCCCAACTTTTATCTTCAAGAGGCTATATTTGTCTTGCAATAGCTTATTTTGGTTTAGAGGGATTACCCCAAAATTTAGAACGAATTCCAATAGAATGTCTGGAAGAAGCGAAAGATTTTCTATACCATCATCCTCAAGTTGATAATACAAAAATAGGAATATATGGTCGCTCTAAAGGAGCAGAGCTTGTTCTGGCTGGACAAAGTATTTTGGATGATGTGCAATGTTTAGTACTCAATTCTCCCTCAAATGTAATATTTGAGGGAATAAAGGGAAAACTCAATTCTAATTCATCTTCTTGGACATATTTACAAAAGGAACTTCCTTATCAAAAATTTCAGTTAGGAGATTATTTGTTAAACAAGTTTTTTGGAAAACATATTCCTGAAGATAGTAGGGCTCAGATTGATTTGAGTAAAATTTCCTCCCCTTTATTATTACTAGGAAGCGATGTTGATGAAATATGGAATGCATCATCCGCGATAGATGATATCATTTCACATTATAAAGGGGAATCCATTTTGTTTAAAAAATACCATGAAACAGGGCATATGTTGACGGTTGCTTATCAACCGAATCATCGTTATCGAAAAGATTGGCACTTATTAATGAAAGAAAGTGTAGACTCGTGGTTTACTACGATAAATTTTTTTGATATACATCTGAAAAATTTGTAG
- a CDS encoding ABC transporter ATP-binding protein, producing MILQAKHLTKRYGTHMAVDDIQLEFEKGSFNAILGPNGAGKSTTISMLIGLKKPTQGQIRYAPNTKIGVVFQASVLDEMLTVRENLTIRAQQYKEIAASRVDDLIHQLGLTAFQKQLYGTLSGGQKRRVDIARALLSRPDILFLDEPTTGLDIQTRKSIWDLLYRLQKDEGMTIILTTHYLDEADEADQIYIVDHGKVIAQGSATKIKSQYASNILKIRFKEITDLEKLLRTGMVVEKENKLEYLFYPRTSLEAIEFLAKVREEIDYFEFRPGTMDDAFIALTGREVR from the coding sequence ATGATTTTACAAGCTAAACATTTGACTAAACGGTACGGTACTCATATGGCTGTCGATGATATTCAGTTAGAGTTTGAAAAAGGAAGTTTCAATGCTATTTTGGGACCCAATGGTGCAGGAAAATCAACCACCATTTCCATGTTAATCGGTTTGAAAAAGCCGACACAAGGTCAGATTCGCTATGCGCCAAATACGAAAATCGGAGTTGTTTTTCAAGCTAGTGTACTGGATGAGATGTTGACGGTTAGGGAAAATCTCACGATTCGTGCTCAACAGTATAAGGAGATTGCAGCAAGTCGTGTGGATGATTTGATCCATCAACTGGGCTTGACTGCTTTCCAGAAACAACTATATGGGACTTTGTCAGGTGGACAAAAACGTCGGGTTGATATTGCGCGTGCTCTTCTTTCGCGACCAGATATTCTTTTCTTGGATGAACCAACGACAGGTCTTGATATTCAGACTCGCAAATCCATCTGGGATCTTCTGTATCGACTACAAAAGGATGAAGGGATGACTATTATCTTAACGACTCATTATTTGGATGAAGCGGATGAAGCGGATCAGATCTATATCGTTGATCATGGGAAAGTGATTGCGCAAGGTTCTGCGACTAAGATTAAAAGTCAGTATGCATCTAATATCCTAAAAATTCGTTTTAAAGAAATAACCGATTTAGAAAAATTGCTACGGACTGGAATGGTAGTAGAGAAAGAAAATAAGTTGGAATATCTTTTTTATCCAAGAACGTCACTGGAAGCTATTGAATTTTTGGCAAAAGTTCGAGAAGAAATTGATTATTTTGAGTTTCGCCCAGGTACCATGGATGATGCCTTTATTGCACTTACAGGAAGAGAGGTTCGCTAA
- a CDS encoding ABC transporter permease — translation MLALLKRNFILYFRNRSGVFFSLLGALISFLLYIIFLQKNLTDAWTQLPENTKLLNNWLMGGTLAVTGITTSFTALTQMVQDRENQVDQDLFLTDLGSWGLQVSYLISSIIISFVMQVFMFAVMSLYFRESPVISYLPEITLIMLLSSLLSSVVNILLIYRFQSVDSLGKLATIVGTASGFLVGTYIPIGVLPDFAQIIMKCTPATYIASLYRQILMKERLETAFTGNSSLLQEFQEKMGIQINWQELLTKEETYFIVVIISFVAILLWLLFVKVFSKRK, via the coding sequence ATGTTAGCTTTATTGAAACGGAATTTTATCTTATATTTTCGTAATCGTTCAGGAGTATTTTTCTCATTATTGGGGGCATTGATTTCCTTCCTGCTTTATATCATTTTTTTGCAGAAGAACTTGACGGATGCTTGGACCCAACTCCCTGAAAATACGAAGCTTTTAAATAACTGGCTGATGGGTGGGACCTTGGCTGTGACTGGGATTACAACCAGTTTTACGGCTCTTACACAAATGGTACAGGATCGTGAAAATCAAGTAGATCAAGATCTTTTCTTGACAGATTTAGGTAGCTGGGGCTTACAGGTGTCCTATCTAATCAGCAGTATTATCATTTCTTTTGTCATGCAGGTGTTTATGTTTGCTGTTATGAGCCTTTATTTTAGAGAAAGTCCAGTTATCAGTTATTTACCGGAAATTACTTTGATTATGCTGTTAAGCAGTCTGCTTTCAAGTGTGGTAAATATTCTTTTGATTTACCGTTTTCAATCTGTAGATAGTCTTGGCAAACTGGCAACTATAGTGGGGACTGCTTCTGGATTTTTGGTAGGAACTTATATCCCCATTGGAGTATTACCTGATTTTGCACAAATTATCATGAAGTGTACCCCTGCAACTTATATTGCTTCTCTCTATCGACAAATTTTAATGAAAGAGCGTTTAGAAACTGCATTTACAGGAAATAGCAGTCTGTTACAGGAATTTCAAGAAAAAATGGGAATCCAAATCAACTGGCAAGAACTATTGACAAAGGAAGAGACATACTTTATAGTGGTTATTATCAGTTTCGTCGCTATTCTTCTTTGGCTTTTATTTGTTAAAGTGTTTAGCAAGAGAAAATAA